ATATCAGAACAGAAATCAGTGAGTTACCGGTAGCTAACTCCGTTCCATACATATGAGGGCAATCGCGGCATTCAAAAAAGACTGCaatgaaaactaatgggactgtagcaaATGTTGGCATCAAAATCCAGGGTGTGAACTAAGTTTGGATTCAGCattgattgacatggtaatggaCCAATACTAACTGACCCCTCTGATGCTGTACGTTAAAGTGTGATGTGTCACGACGTAACGTACAGCAGCATAATGCAACTCAttctgtgtcatacagcctctctccaccaggtgtagcgctTCTCTCGCagattaaaaacaagaaatgatCAAATGGTGAGTGTAAAGTTATTTACTTCTGAATTCATCAATAGTTAATTCAATCAATTGTTAATTTTTCACGTAACCACTGCGAACCTTCATGACTCAAAAACCATGACACCCAGTTTAATTGTGAAGATACATTTAGCGCCGCCCTATGTATGTAATGagacattatataaactctttatatagtgttttatttacattttagaggtgataagttggacaaaTCTTGTGAAAAAAGCCGGTTCCCCACACGACAAAGCTCCCCCTTTCACTATGACGCAGTAGCTTTTGCTTCCCCACCCGGAAAGGGGataaattgtgctttacaatggtattcatattacagttgacctggaagtattacgtttttggggggcgctaaaataaaggtcaaatgtaCAGAACAGCGCAATGTACAAAAGTGAATTAGTTACAGTTACAGCATTCAGCTACTATATCAGAGAATTATGTTACATGCATGTTATTGAAGAGATTCACAACAGTAATTAAACCTCCACTGAACCATAAAGTTCACTTTGATCAGGGTTGGGATAAATTCAAATTGAAGGCAGTCAATTTAGGAATTGATTTGAATAAAacgtttttaacataaaacattttaaactTTTGAAATAAATTGCTTCTAGTTTTCAGTTTATTTAGAAGTCACTGGAATGTCCATTTACTTCCTGAATGAACTGCCTTACTCGAATTAACCAAAATACTGACATATTTATAGATTATCAAACAAATGATGGATATTATCAATGGAAGAAAGACTAATGAATAACAATGTGTTCACTGTACCTTCTGTGATTTGGGACAGTTCGGTCACTCTGGCCCTCAGCGACTCCAGCTCCTCCTTCAGGCCAGGCAGGGATGACAGCTCTTCTTTCATATCATTTTCTTGCTCCAGATCTCCTTTTCCGTTTTCATTACCCTTTGCGGATCCTGCATTTAGGACGGAGTCAAGTTCCTCTTTATGGGCCTGTAACAGATGGGAAAATGTTGCTTTATTTCTTGGAAGGTAGGACATAATAATAAAGACTCTAAAAAGATTTAAATGTAAAATAATTAGACTGTGGATCAGACTTTTTCAGGATGTTTTAGTCCAAAGATCCTGAGCTTTACGAAGCTCCGGCGCATGTGTATATTCTCTACTTTATGCGCAGAGAACAGGCTACTCAGGCGAATGGTGCTCGTTTCATAAAGTTAGATCAAAACTGAATCAATGTCTGCAAGATCACATAATGGTCACAGTATTCAAGGGTGAGACAGGATTTTCCCTTTGGCAAGTGAGAATTAGCAATCATAAAAGCTAACACTGCCATTTCTTACTTTTCTCCTGACCTAGTCATCCAGATCAGAGAAAAAACCTGTTGGTAGAACACATCTTAGCCATAGAGCCTCAAAGTCTTTGTATAGGCCCGACAGGCGCCGAGGCACTTGACTAAAGAGTTGATTCCCAATATAAAAAGACTGAAGGCATTGCGGTCTGTATTGCATTCCTGATCTTGAATGGTCATGTGTCAGCTCTCAACTGGTCTCATCTCAGTTTTCAAAATATTAACACATTTACAGTTGTGTTACACCTCAGGTCCTCTGCGCTGCAGGACAAAACAGAACTCCCTGTTGCAATGACGTCTGCAGATGATTACTAGATACAGAGCTTATACTTTTGAAAAATGTTGCATTACGAAGTGGGATTGAAATAGATTGAATTGTAATTTGTCAAGTTTCTCTTTATGGGCCTGTAACAGAGAGGGGAAAACGTTGCTTTATTCTTAGTAAGGTAGGATCTTTTAGTCCAAAGATCCGGAGCTTCCCTAAGCTTCTGCGTGtgacaagcatttctctacattcgcattaacatctgctaaccatgtgtatgtgaccaataaaatttgatttgatgtgtggaTCATGTTTTGCGCATGTGTATATTCTCTACGGGCAGAGAACAGGCTGCTCAGGTGAATGGTGCTCGTTAAATACTGAATCAATGTCTGCAAGATCACATAATGATCACAGTATTCTACAAAACAGAAACAAATATAATAGTAATGATTTATTCTGTTATGTGGAATACTGTCATCAGAACGTGATCTTgcagacattgattcagctttgatccAACTTTATTAAAACACGCACCATTCGCCCGAGTAGCCTGTTCTCTGCCCGTAAAAGTAGAGAATATACACATGCACAGAAGCGTCAGAAGATCCGGATCTTCTAGTCCAGCGGACTGGAGATCCTGAAAAAGTCGGGTTCCACAGCCATTTCGAAAAAAATTATATGGTTCATGGGCTGACCTGGAGTTGTGTTTCTAACTGGGAGATTTTCAGATTTTCTTGTGCCAGTTTATCCAAATGCTCCTTCATCTCCTGAGGATCGTTTAGCCAGTCCTGTCCAGCAGAATACAAATCACAGACAATCAACACAGcattatatacactaccattcaaaagtttagggtcacttagaaatgtccttgtttttaaatgaaaagctatttttttgtccattaaaataacaaattgatcagaaatacagtgtagacattgttgatgTCTAGGCAGCATCCCGGGGCATGCCCCTTTTTATATCATTCCATTACACATTCTTATCTCTTAAGTTTGTCCAGTTCCTTTAACTTCCATCCCAATACAACATCGTTGAAAGTGACGATGACCGAGAAGGTAGGATAGAGCAACAGACCTGGTTTTGTTCTTTCCCACTCAGCTCATCCGAGTCATCTGTCAAAAAAGAAAACAGTACATCAAACCACATTTTCCAAACTTATGTAACATATATCAACACACCTGCATATATTTGATCATCCAAAAGGCAAAGCCCATTTTTAACTACTCTACCAGGGCATAACATTGTTGGGAAGTTATTTGGTCAATGGCACAATCTCTGACTATTTgaaaggttcttccatctccatagaggaactctggagcgcttTCAGAGTGAccttcgggttcttggtcacatccctgaccaaggccgatctccctcaattgctcagtttggccgggcggccagctctagaaagagacttggtggtttcaaacttcgtccatttaagaatgatgtgggccactgtgttcttggggaccttcaatgctgaagaaagcttttggtacccttccccagatatatgacttgacacaatcctgtcgtctcggagctctacagacaattccttcgacctcatggcttggtttttgctctgacttgcactgtcaactgtgggtccttacatagacaggtgaaTTGACCACAgatggacaccaatcaagttgtagaaacatctcaaggatgatcaatggaaacaggatgcacctgagctggattacaagtctcatagcaaagggtttgaatacttgtgtaaataaggtatctgttttttatatttaaaacatttgcaaacatttctaaaaacctgttttcactttgtcattatagggtattgatGTGTAGACTGATAAGAAAAAAATCttgaatcagttttagaataaggctgtaacaaagtgtggaaaaagtcaaggggtctgaatacttccgaaTGCATTAAGTCATACATTTTATCATAAGAATGAAATTGACGCATtgttcagtctgtgtgtgtatgtattaaaAAATGTCCATTCCATAAGAAAAGAAATGGAAAAAGATTACACTCAAAATCTGGTTTAGGTTGAActcaccagagaggaagagggaccctagacagagcaggacaaGGGCACACACAATGCATGTGTTCATAGAGAAgcccttctctttcctctctgccaTTTTGAACTCCACCTCTTCATCTTCCGATGTCATTTCTGGTGCCACATATCTCCTCCTCAGAGCAACTCCTTCCTCAGAACTCGTGTCAGCTCTTCCAAAGTCAAAGCTACTGGGAGATTCTAGCAGAAGAACAGACAAGAATAACAGAAAGAACGATGATAATCTAAATTAAATAAAATCATGCACTAAAACTATTGAACATTTTATACAAACGTGTTAGATGGTAGAATGCTCTGAATGTAGATATATCTTGTGTGTAATTCTAGCGCAAATGTTGTTTTTGTAACTGTTCAATGAGTCGGGGTGTGTTAACACCCATGCGTTTTTTGAATTTGGATGAGCCGGAGTCGGATGGAGGACCGGATACTGATCCTGAAATCGACTATGGCGATGACAATGTGAGGTCTTCATCTGATTCTGATGTTGATTTTCTTTCACATTTCTGTTTTGCATTATTTATCAACCATTGGTGTTCATGGCAAAATTTTAACGGGATTGTATTCTATTACTCATCAAATGTACAAATAAAATGTGTTGCAGTAGACCTTTGTAGAATAATAAAGAACACATTTGTAGGTGCATGTTATGTACTTAAAAATATACAAATATTCAATATAAACTAAATATTCTTAAGACAACTACAGTCAATCAAATGATTATTTTGTACAATGGTATTTATTTAGTTTGATTACAACCCAGTAGGTGAATCTGATGCGTAGACTAAAGGAGACGCCAGACAACATTCTTTATCAGGTACTTGTAGGATGAGAAACCATGTTGTTCTAGGGTTAATTGTATGCCATATCTCAGAAAATGTTTACTGATTTCCAACCTAGTGTACAAATCCATACCGTCTTCCTTTGGTATATCAGTCACTTTTTCAGGCAATTCAGTCTCCTCCTTTTCCACTGCTGGATCTTCTGCTGCCTCCTCTGAACCAATGGTCTCTGGAGGAGGACCATCAGGGTCTGGGCTTTCTGGAACAGCATGGGGTTCTGGGGCAGGGCTTAGAGGCTCCTCAGAGCTCTCTGGGAGGGGGCCAATATCAGTGACAGTGTCAGATTGGGAGTCCGTTGGGGTGAGAGAGTCTGTGTGAACGCTTATGTCAGATTCGGCACTAGTTTCTAGGGCAAGACTCTCAGATACAGGGCCTGGAACAGTGTGAGCATCAAGGGTGGAGCTCTCAGGGACAGGGCTTAACTCAGGCTCAACCTCTGAGGGGGGTGGTTCTGTGAAGGGAACATCCAGTGGCACAACCATGTCGACATGAGTGACAAAGGGCATGGCAGCAAGTTGCTCATTGTCAGTGGGGGAGCTGGTTACCATATCATGGATAATGGGGGGTTCAGGTTGACTCGCCAAGTCAGGGTCAAGGGGCGCATGGCTAGACGGGGATGGGCTTAACAGGGTAGGGATGGAGGGGACAGGGCCCTCACAGATATCAGGAGTTGTTTCCTGGCAAACCTGGGAATCAGAGGAGAATAAAAGCACAAACCTTTATAGTAATTGGTAATAATGAGTTATAAACATAGACATCATATGCCACATAACATAAGACACCATTTTGAACATTGTATTATAAAAGATTATGCTTTGAGAACGATACCCTCAGAAAGCATTGTGTTCATCAGGGACTCACAGTACAGACCTGTTGGCCCTCCTCTGACAGAACTGTTTGTACTGGAGTCTCCGGGTCACTTGGCTTAGACTCCACAGTGGCCCCTGGAACAGCATCCAACAAAACATTAATAACATAACATGAACAACATCCACACAAGTTCCTTATGCAACATCTATACATTTGGACAACAACAGAATACACCACACAGAAAGCATAGGGAAACCGTATCATCGAAAGATTGAGATCAGGTACCTGTGACTTCCTCTGACAGACTAGGGACATCACAAAGACTCTCAGTCCCATCATTCACTGGACCCACGCACTCAGCAGCTTCCTAAGGGCATAGGGTTCTCACGGTCAACTCAATCTTTGTCTATTCACCTCACCTtaccattcattcattcacactGCCACAGAATGTGGGTAAAGTGGAAATGTAATTTAAAACTCACAGCATTGAATACCAATCTATAATCAAATGCTGTGTTGGGGTGATCAGCCTATTCTTTCATCATAACATTTGGCAAGGTGTCAGCACCAGACCTCAATTTCAAATACTGAGCATTTGCTCGGGTATGCCTGGAGCAGAGTTGCCATGGCCACGGTTTTCCACAAATTGGGCTACTTTGAAAAACAATGCTGTGGGTGAAATTGTATTGGTTGCGGGTTTTTGGGCTACTTCTAAGTTGCACTGCAGCCGCTATGACATTTctctttaaaaatgtttttatttcactGTGACCTGATGCTGTTGACCATCAGGCAGTGAGGCAGGCTGTTGCGGTGTCTGTGTGGGCctgatggggagggctggaggggtGTCAGAGTGTGTTGAGAGCGCTGCAGCAGGCAGCTGAGTGCACTAGTCGAGTGTGTGAAGACAGAGCAGAACGCGTGCAATTGTGACAACTTTTTACCAGTTGTAGGACATTTAGATTGTCCTTATGGAGACCTCTTTTTTACCAAACCCTTTTCCATAAAacattaacctcttggaactctaggggcagtatttcatttttggataaaaaacattcctgttttaaacaagatattttgtcacaaaaagatgctcgactatgcatataattgacagctttggaaagaaaacactctgacgtttccaaaactgcaaagatattatctgtgagtgccacagaactgatgctacaggcgaaaccaagatgaaacttcaaacaggaaatgagcaacatttttgaagcgctgttttccaatgtctccttatatggctgtgaatgcgcaaggagagagcctacaatttc
Above is a genomic segment from Oncorhynchus masou masou isolate Uvic2021 chromosome 12, UVic_Omas_1.1, whole genome shotgun sequence containing:
- the LOC135550161 gene encoding pre-B-cell leukemia transcription factor-interacting protein 1-like isoform X2, translating into MSDSSSTGSSRSGSSTNSWTMLSPEEAAECVGPVNDGTESLCDVPSLSEEVTGATVESKPSDPETPVQTVLSEEGQQVCQETTPDICEGPVPSIPTLLSPSPSSHAPLDPDLASQPEPPIIHDMVTSSPTDNEQLAAMPFVTHVDMVVPLDVPFTEPPPSEVEPELSPVPESSTLDAHTVPGPVSESLALETSAESDISVHTDSLTPTDSQSDTVTDIGPLPESSEEPLSPAPEPHAVPESPDPDGPPPETIGSEEAAEDPAVEKEETELPEKVTDIPKEDESPSSFDFGRADTSSEEGVALRRRYVAPEMTSEDEEVEFKMAERKEKGFSMNTCIVCALVLLCLGSLFLSDDSDELSGKEQNQDWLNDPQEMKEHLDKLAQENLKISQLETQLQAHKEELDSVLNAGSAKGNENGKGDLEQENDMKEELSSLPGLKEELESLRARVTELSQITEANKETPPPPSSSTPPPTGQPGISNQSSTTAGPEKKRVPREGARVKEELQRQKVLLEESRKRLEGMKKDGGYKKDGGYQKTVRESLAEIQKRLSEQVEKMGNRIEGKKKPRESGNKRDGRKAKDNSKDHWKKEKKEWKGEKDWKHCKDKNACGWKEKDKRKDRDWKANKQNSHKEAWRKSQDEWERKKNERRMDRDKRKQERPWQSRKDYKKESNHHHQQDSNHQQQHHQTHQYDHTSFWKHQEEKLGRNVRPLAGCSGVEDCASQEGLFPVELSEFEELLDGYLSKLERATPDSKAEIQKLVGMFFQDGVFVHDKVLFSDFAEDVADILEDMADILEVDGQDDEALEEAMEEFEREALWKFAATA
- the LOC135550161 gene encoding pre-B-cell leukemia transcription factor-interacting protein 1-like isoform X1; the encoded protein is MSDSSSTGSSRSGSSTNSWTMLSPEEAAECVGPVNDGTESLCDVPSLSEEVTGATVESKPSDPETPVQTVLSEEGQQVCTVCQETTPDICEGPVPSIPTLLSPSPSSHAPLDPDLASQPEPPIIHDMVTSSPTDNEQLAAMPFVTHVDMVVPLDVPFTEPPPSEVEPELSPVPESSTLDAHTVPGPVSESLALETSAESDISVHTDSLTPTDSQSDTVTDIGPLPESSEEPLSPAPEPHAVPESPDPDGPPPETIGSEEAAEDPAVEKEETELPEKVTDIPKEDESPSSFDFGRADTSSEEGVALRRRYVAPEMTSEDEEVEFKMAERKEKGFSMNTCIVCALVLLCLGSLFLSDDSDELSGKEQNQDWLNDPQEMKEHLDKLAQENLKISQLETQLQAHKEELDSVLNAGSAKGNENGKGDLEQENDMKEELSSLPGLKEELESLRARVTELSQITEANKETPPPPSSSTPPPTGQPGISNQSSTTAGPEKKRVPREGARVKEELQRQKVLLEESRKRLEGMKKDGGYKKDGGYQKTVRESLAEIQKRLSEQVEKMGNRIEGKKKPRESGNKRDGRKAKDNSKDHWKKEKKEWKGEKDWKHCKDKNACGWKEKDKRKDRDWKANKQNSHKEAWRKSQDEWERKKNERRMDRDKRKQERPWQSRKDYKKESNHHHQQDSNHQQQHHQTHQYDHTSFWKHQEEKLGRNVRPLAGCSGVEDCASQEGLFPVELSEFEELLDGYLSKLERATPDSKAEIQKLVGMFFQDGVFVHDKVLFSDFAEDVADILEDMADILEVDGQDDEALEEAMEEFEREALWKFAATA